A window of the Acidobacteriota bacterium genome harbors these coding sequences:
- a CDS encoding biotin--[acetyl-CoA-carboxylase] ligase, producing MSAAADPTAAIERRLRTRALGRPLIWVPRLDSTMDEARRRVDDAGPGTAILAGEQSRGRGRRGRVFVSPPGGLYLSVILEPLPEPHHSWRLGFALALAARRAVMAAGGPALSFKWPNDLLRGQRKVGGVLLELLTPAGGAARVIAGIGLNLGPDPSRLDAAARGAGAVSLPGSSAEALAMVAAELLEAFEARTRLLLDGGWPQILGEVRACIVPRVGGRITVRTPAGDLLRGDFVDLAADGALVLRDLDSGEVRALRHGEIASIDGGGAGGARGLESGGGKGQDRAQW from the coding sequence GTGAGCGCGGCGGCCGATCCCACCGCGGCCATCGAACGCCGGCTGCGCACCCGGGCCCTCGGTCGTCCCCTGATCTGGGTGCCCCGGCTGGACTCCACGATGGACGAGGCGCGGCGCCGGGTGGACGACGCCGGCCCGGGGACGGCGATCCTCGCCGGCGAGCAGAGCCGCGGGCGGGGACGTCGCGGGCGGGTTTTCGTCTCGCCTCCGGGGGGGCTCTACCTGTCCGTGATTCTCGAGCCGCTGCCGGAGCCGCATCATTCCTGGAGGCTGGGATTCGCCCTGGCCCTGGCGGCACGGCGGGCCGTGATGGCGGCCGGTGGGCCGGCGCTGTCTTTCAAGTGGCCCAACGACCTGCTCCGGGGACAGCGCAAGGTGGGCGGAGTTCTGCTCGAACTGCTGACGCCCGCCGGGGGCGCGGCGCGGGTGATCGCCGGGATCGGCCTGAACCTGGGCCCGGATCCCTCCCGCCTCGATGCCGCTGCGCGGGGAGCGGGGGCGGTCTCCCTGCCTGGATCGAGCGCTGAGGCCCTGGCCATGGTGGCCGCCGAACTGCTCGAGGCATTCGAGGCGCGAACCCGGCTCCTGCTCGATGGAGGCTGGCCGCAGATCCTGGGGGAGGTACGTGCCTGCATCGTTCCACGGGTCGGGGGCCGGATCACCGTGCGGACCCCCGCCGGTGACCTGCTGCGGGGAGACTTCGTCGACCTGGCGGCCGATGGCGCCCTGGTGCTTCGGGATCTCGACAGCGGTGAGGTGCGAGCCCTGCGCCACGGAGAGATCGCCTCGATCGACGGCGGCGGCGCGGGGGGCGCGCGGGGTCTTGAGTCCGGGGGCGGAAAAGGGCAGGATAGGGCGCAATGGTAA
- a CDS encoding low molecular weight protein-tyrosine-phosphatase, whose product MRVLFLCTANICRSPAAEYYMRHLLERFAITTVSVTSAGIMDMGGAPADPVVRRLVGEYGIDLSGHRSKLATRAMVGTADEIVVMARRHRDWIERTFPEALRKVSLIREPEESADLLDPVGGSEKDYRRALELLFKCVERRTLAFKYPV is encoded by the coding sequence ATGAGAGTTCTCTTCCTTTGCACCGCGAATATCTGCCGCTCTCCGGCGGCGGAGTACTACATGCGGCATCTGCTCGAACGGTTTGCCATCACGACGGTGAGCGTGACTTCGGCGGGGATCATGGATATGGGCGGCGCGCCCGCGGATCCGGTCGTCCGGCGTCTCGTGGGCGAGTACGGCATCGATCTCTCGGGCCACCGGAGCAAGCTCGCCACCCGCGCGATGGTCGGCACGGCTGACGAGATCGTCGTCATGGCCCGGCGTCACCGGGACTGGATCGAGCGCACCTTCCCGGAAGCCTTGCGAAAGGTCTCCCTGATCCGGGAACCCGAGGAGAGCGCGGATCTGCTCGACCCGGTGGGGGGATCGGAGAAGGACTATCGTCGAGCCCTCGAATTGCTGTTCAAGTGCGTCGAGCGTCGCACCCTGGCCTTCAAGTATCCTGTCTGA
- the nadC gene encoding carboxylating nicotinate-nucleotide diphosphorylase, with product MSSSAARFPLDDARRVIAAALDEDLGTGGDITSEAVFPQGRDVSARLVAREEVVVAGLAVCSLVYQELAARSGRRAVVETLLDDGARAAAGRTLARIRGDARAVFAGERVMLNLLARLSGIATTTARAVEEVSHTSCRVADTRKTTPGLRLLEKYAVAIGGGENHRLRLDTLVMIKDNHKQLAGGIRPAIEAVRAAGYDPAEIEVEVDDLEEFDEALEARAGWILLDNMEPEVVREAVQRSGGRCRLEVSGGLRIGALSEYAETGADRLSLGALTHSVCAADLALDLEDEVPAG from the coding sequence ATGAGCTCTTCCGCGGCGCGCTTTCCTCTCGACGATGCCCGGCGGGTGATCGCAGCGGCTCTCGACGAGGACCTGGGTACCGGCGGCGATATCACCTCGGAGGCCGTTTTCCCCCAGGGCCGAGATGTCAGTGCTCGTCTCGTGGCCCGCGAGGAAGTGGTGGTTGCGGGTCTCGCCGTCTGCTCCCTGGTCTACCAAGAGCTTGCCGCGCGCAGCGGCCGCCGGGCGGTGGTGGAAACACTCCTCGACGACGGGGCGCGGGCCGCTGCCGGGCGGACCCTGGCCCGGATCCGCGGCGACGCCCGCGCGGTCTTTGCCGGTGAGCGCGTGATGCTCAACCTGCTCGCTCGCCTGTCCGGGATCGCGACCACCACCGCCAGGGCCGTCGAGGAGGTGAGCCATACTTCCTGCCGGGTGGCGGATACCCGCAAGACCACGCCGGGACTGCGCTTGCTCGAGAAGTACGCCGTGGCGATCGGAGGGGGCGAAAACCACCGCCTGCGCCTGGACACCCTGGTAATGATCAAGGACAACCACAAGCAACTGGCCGGCGGCATCCGGCCGGCGATCGAGGCGGTGCGTGCCGCCGGCTACGATCCCGCGGAGATCGAGGTGGAAGTCGACGACCTGGAAGAGTTCGACGAGGCCCTCGAGGCGCGGGCCGGGTGGATCCTGCTGGACAACATGGAGCCCGAAGTCGTGCGCGAAGCGGTGCAGCGGAGCGGTGGGCGCTGCCGGCTGGAAGTGTCGGGAGGGCTGCGGATCGGTGCGTTGAGCGAATACGCCGAGACCGGAGCCGACCGCCTCTCCCTCGGAGCGCTGACCCATTCGGTGTGCGCGGCGGATCTGGCCCTCGATCTCGAGGACGAGGTCCCGGCGGGGTGA
- a CDS encoding type III pantothenate kinase yields the protein MLLVVDIGNTQIVAGVFDGKTLRGSWRLSSRREMTADEFAVLLRGALGEAAAGIESAVMASVVPPLTGEGRRALARLVGKEPLLVEPGIRTGLKIRTDSPQEVGADRIVNAVAALESYGGPAVVVDFGTATTLDVMTASGEYLGGVITVGARVGVDALSVRAARLPRVDLALPPRVIGRNTMDSIRSGALYGHAAMVDGLVERIEEELGETVTVVVTGGTAGIIGPLMKRIDFTNPHLTLEGLRILHARNSSR from the coding sequence ATGCTTCTGGTCGTCGATATAGGGAATACGCAGATCGTAGCGGGTGTCTTCGACGGGAAGACGCTGCGTGGGTCGTGGCGGTTGTCTTCCCGGCGGGAGATGACCGCCGACGAGTTCGCCGTGTTGCTTCGCGGGGCCCTGGGGGAGGCGGCGGCCGGGATCGAATCGGCGGTGATGGCCTCGGTCGTCCCGCCCCTGACCGGGGAGGGGCGCCGGGCCCTGGCGCGGCTGGTGGGGAAGGAACCGCTGCTGGTGGAGCCGGGGATTCGCACGGGACTGAAGATTCGTACCGACTCTCCCCAGGAGGTGGGGGCCGATCGGATCGTCAATGCGGTCGCCGCTCTCGAGAGTTACGGCGGTCCGGCCGTGGTGGTGGATTTCGGCACCGCGACCACTCTCGACGTGATGACGGCGTCCGGCGAGTATCTCGGGGGGGTCATCACGGTGGGCGCGAGGGTCGGTGTCGATGCTCTCTCGGTGCGCGCCGCCCGCCTGCCTCGGGTCGACCTGGCGCTTCCGCCGCGGGTCATCGGCCGCAACACGATGGACTCCATTCGGTCGGGAGCGCTCTACGGGCACGCGGCGATGGTCGATGGCCTGGTGGAAAGGATCGAAGAGGAACTCGGCGAGACCGTGACCGTCGTGGTGACGGGAGGCACCGCCGGCATCATCGGCCCCTTGATGAAGCGGATCGACTTCACGAACCCTCATTTGACCCTCGAGGGTCTTCGCATCCTCCACGCGCGAAACAGCTCCCGATGA